The following proteins come from a genomic window of Nostoc sp. TCL26-01:
- a CDS encoding diflavin flavoprotein, producing the protein MVAVAENVQHRLTVQTVEIAPNTTAIRCLDWDRDRFDIEFGLQNGTTYNSYLIRGEQTVLIDTSHQKFRQLYLDTLKGLINPKAIDYIIVSHTEPDHSGLVEDVLQLAPRATVLASKIALQFLEGLVHDPFSKRIVKSGDRIDIGKGHEIEFVSAPNLHWPDTIFSYDHKTQTIFTCDAFGMHFCDERTFDEDLEAIEADFRFYYDCLMGPNARSLLNAMKRMGELGKINIIANGHGPLLHHHLDVLTECYQSWSQRQAKAETTVGLFYVADYGYSNLLGQAIAEGIQKTGVGVEMIDLSTAELQEIQELAGRAAGLIIGMPPTTSVAAQASISSLLSVVKDKQVVGLFECFGGDDEPIDTIRRKFIDLGVKEAFPAIRIKEVPSASAYQLCAEAGTDLGQLLTRERNIKQIKSLDVNMEKALGRISNGLYIVTTKKGDVSSAMLASWVAQASLQPLGFTIAVAKDRAIDSLMQAGDRFVLNVLEEGNYQELKKQFLKRLHPGADRFTGVKTQIAKNGSPILTDALAYMECEVQSSLECSDHWILYCTVQEGRVSKPDGLTAVRHRKVGNYY; encoded by the coding sequence ATGGTAGCGGTCGCAGAAAATGTTCAGCATCGGTTAACTGTCCAAACCGTAGAAATTGCCCCAAATACCACAGCGATTCGTTGTCTAGACTGGGATCGCGATCGCTTTGATATCGAATTCGGACTGCAAAATGGTACGACTTATAATTCATATCTAATTAGGGGCGAACAAACAGTTTTAATTGATACTTCTCACCAGAAGTTTCGCCAACTGTATTTAGATACACTCAAAGGTCTGATCAACCCCAAGGCTATTGATTATATTATTGTCAGTCATACAGAACCAGACCATAGTGGTTTGGTGGAAGATGTGCTGCAATTAGCACCAAGAGCGACTGTTTTAGCTTCTAAGATTGCTCTACAATTTTTAGAGGGTTTAGTACACGATCCTTTTTCTAAGCGGATTGTTAAGAGTGGCGATCGCATTGATATAGGCAAAGGTCACGAAATCGAATTTGTCAGTGCGCCTAACCTCCACTGGCCAGACACCATCTTTAGTTATGACCACAAAACCCAAACCATCTTCACTTGTGATGCTTTTGGGATGCACTTTTGCGATGAACGCACCTTTGATGAAGATTTAGAAGCGATTGAAGCTGACTTTAGATTTTACTATGACTGTCTCATGGGGCCTAATGCCCGTTCCCTGCTAAATGCGATGAAGCGGATGGGGGAATTAGGCAAGATTAACATCATCGCTAACGGTCACGGGCCACTGTTACACCATCATTTAGATGTGTTGACCGAGTGTTACCAAAGCTGGAGTCAAAGACAAGCCAAAGCAGAAACCACCGTCGGCTTATTTTACGTTGCCGATTATGGATATAGCAACCTACTTGGTCAAGCGATCGCTGAAGGTATCCAAAAAACTGGTGTCGGCGTGGAAATGATTGATCTGAGTACTGCCGAACTGCAAGAAATTCAAGAATTGGCAGGTAGAGCAGCTGGTTTAATCATTGGTATGCCTCCCACCACCTCGGTTGCAGCACAAGCCAGTATCAGTTCCTTGCTATCTGTAGTCAAGGATAAACAAGTCGTTGGTTTGTTTGAGTGTTTCGGGGGAGATGACGAACCCATTGATACCATTCGCCGCAAATTTATCGACTTGGGTGTGAAAGAAGCCTTCCCAGCGATTCGGATTAAAGAAGTTCCCAGCGCCTCTGCATATCAACTATGTGCGGAAGCAGGTACAGACTTGGGACAATTGCTGACACGGGAACGCAACATCAAGCAAATCAAATCTCTCGATGTCAACATGGAAAAGGCATTGGGACGAATTAGCAACGGCTTGTATATCGTCACCACCAAAAAAGGTGATGTTAGCAGCGCCATGTTAGCCTCCTGGGTCGCTCAAGCCAGCTTACAACCCTTGGGATTCACCATTGCCGTTGCCAAAGACCGGGCTATTGATAGCTTAATGCAAGCAGGCGATCGCTTTGTCCTCAATGTCTTAGAAGAAGGCAATTACCAAGAACTGAAAAAACAATTCCTCAAGCGCCTACATCCCGGTGCAGACCGCTTTACTGGTGTCAAGACCCAAATTGCCAAAAACGGTTCCCCCATCCTCACAGACGCTCTAGCATACATGGAATGTGAAGTCCAAAGTAGCCTAGAATGCAGCGACCACTGGATTCTTTACTGCACAGTTCAAGAAGGTCGTGTTTCCAAACCCGATGGACTCACCGCCGTACGTCACCGGAAGGTAGGCAATTATTACTAG